The Salicibibacter halophilus DNA window CAATTTCCCCGTTTTCATCGTCAGCTTCATTTGAATCATCGCCAGACGCTTCCCCGGAATCATCACCACCACAAGCAGCGAGTACCAATGTGCTAAGTGAAAGGGGCAAGAACCACTTTCCTTTTTTGAAAAAATGCATGTTATGCCTCCTAGTTAAATCTGTAATGAATGTTTAATACAAATTAAATACACGTTGACTATAACACAATACGAGAGGATGTCAACGGGGATATTCGACAATATGCCCCTCAACTACCTCAAAACGTTCTTAGGATTGAAGTTAGACAATGGAAACGTTATACTTTAAATAAATTTTAAATCAACCATACAAAATAAACGATGATTTAGTTGGATTTGAAGGAGCGTTAAAATGACTGACGAAGATGAAACCCTACGGGACAAAAAACAAGCGGAATTGGAAGAAAGCCACCGGCTGATTGAAGATAGTATTGCCTATACGATGGATATATATGGGTATACTCATTCCGTTGGACGCATTTACGCGATATTGTATTTGAATGGCGGTCCGATGACGTTGGATGAGTTACGGATTGAGTTGGGTATGAGCAAAGGGAGCATGAGCTTAGGCGTGCGAAAGTTGTTGGACGATAAACTTATTCACCGTGTTTTTAGAAGAGGGGAGCGAAAAGATTTATATCAAGCTGAACAGGATTATTTTAAATTCTTCACGAACTTTCATACGCAGCGCTGGCAAAGGGAAGTCAGTGTGAACATGCAGGGCATCCGCCAGGCGCAACCGAGGTATCAAGCATTGATCGATGATCCCGATACGCCCGAGGATATTAGGGAAAATGCCAGACGAAAACTTGAAAAAACAACAGCCTCTTTTGATTACTATGATTTCCTGGAACTGCTTGTCAGTAAGGCTGAATCCGGCGAATTATTTAAGATATTATTGGATAAAAAAGATTCCTAGGAAAAAAATGAATGCCTTCTTATACCAAAACCC harbors:
- a CDS encoding GbsR/MarR family transcriptional regulator, whose protein sequence is MTDEDETLRDKKQAELEESHRLIEDSIAYTMDIYGYTHSVGRIYAILYLNGGPMTLDELRIELGMSKGSMSLGVRKLLDDKLIHRVFRRGERKDLYQAEQDYFKFFTNFHTQRWQREVSVNMQGIRQAQPRYQALIDDPDTPEDIRENARRKLEKTTASFDYYDFLELLVSKAESGELFKILLDKKDS